A genome region from Thermococcus onnurineus NA1 includes the following:
- the priL gene encoding DNA primase large subunit PriL, whose amino-acid sequence MLDPFGSEAKRLVKEEFGGINELLSIIPSYIGIEHALERVSWIKSGEIPEDILELSDIQDLLTFYALLGALAFSPYGIEMELVREANIKIYSERIRRASKIEGTAIPLKIVERDEIPNRDRTILERTHHTELPPSEREKLRLRYKTGLKKFLELWDGSLKEVYIRKGHAYLTGEQALKLWEEAFEKNFEKAVNLLYEIRDELSTYYLQLYEKLSEIAREYFKERLERMGSAEAQPLRFELFPPCVKIALGGVPAGLRNYAITVLLTSFLSYARLCPNPPRRDVRVRDCVQDLSVIEKEIFPIIIEAGNRCSPPLFEDQPHEIKNIWYHLGFGLTDKPTLEDSGNSTWYFPPNCSKIRANAPQLCKPDRHCRNIKNPLTYYLRRLYLENRKKGEREEGGGSG is encoded by the coding sequence ATGCTGGATCCCTTTGGAAGCGAAGCCAAGAGGCTTGTCAAGGAAGAATTCGGTGGAATAAACGAATTGCTTTCAATAATTCCTTCATACATTGGAATAGAGCATGCACTGGAGAGGGTCTCGTGGATAAAATCCGGGGAGATTCCAGAAGACATCCTTGAGCTAAGCGACATCCAGGATTTACTGACATTCTATGCCCTTCTTGGTGCTCTTGCCTTTTCGCCGTACGGAATCGAGATGGAGCTCGTGAGAGAGGCCAATATTAAGATATACTCCGAGCGGATAAGGAGAGCCAGCAAAATAGAAGGAACGGCAATACCTTTGAAGATTGTTGAAAGGGATGAGATTCCCAATAGGGACAGAACAATACTCGAAAGAACCCACCACACCGAACTTCCTCCAAGCGAGAGAGAAAAGCTGAGACTGAGATACAAGACCGGGCTCAAAAAGTTCCTCGAGCTTTGGGACGGGAGCCTCAAAGAAGTCTACATCAGAAAAGGCCACGCTTACCTGACAGGGGAACAGGCGCTGAAGCTGTGGGAGGAGGCCTTTGAGAAGAACTTCGAAAAAGCGGTAAATCTGCTCTACGAGATAAGAGACGAGCTGTCCACCTACTACCTCCAGCTCTATGAGAAGCTGAGCGAGATAGCCAGGGAGTACTTTAAGGAAAGACTCGAGAGGATGGGTTCTGCAGAGGCCCAACCGCTTCGCTTTGAGCTGTTCCCCCCATGCGTTAAAATCGCCCTTGGCGGCGTCCCCGCTGGTTTGAGGAACTACGCGATAACCGTCCTCCTGACGAGCTTCCTGAGCTATGCGAGGCTCTGCCCCAACCCACCGCGGAGAGACGTCAGGGTCAGGGACTGCGTTCAGGATTTAAGCGTAATCGAGAAGGAGATATTTCCCATTATCATAGAGGCAGGAAACAGGTGCAGCCCACCGCTATTCGAAGATCAGCCTCACGAGATCAAAAACATCTGGTACCACCTCGGCTTCGGCTTAACAGACAAACCAACGCTCGAGGACAGCGGGAACTCTACATGGTACTTCCCTCCCAACTGCTCCAAAATAAGGGCCAATGCTCCCCAGCTCTGCAAGCCCGACAGACACTGCAGGAACATCAAGAACCCACTGACGTACTACCTGAGACGGCTCTACCTGGAGAACAGAAAGAAAGGGGAGCGCGAAGAGGGTGGTGGAAGTGGCTGA
- a CDS encoding ABC transporter ATP-binding protein, translating into MAEPVLKVENLKKHFPIKRGFISTLKGEPQRYVRAVDGISFEIEKQEVFALVGESGCGKSTTGKLIVKLLEPTEGKIYLEGKDVTNIKTKEEILDYRRRVQIIFQDPFSSMNPRFRIFDILEEPLLIHGIGETKAEREELIYKALEMVKITPPEDYVGRFPHMLSGGQRQRVAIARALILNPTFIVADEPVSMLDVSIRAEILELMKELKEKMGVTYLYITHDLSTARYFADYIAVMYLGRIVEMGPAEKVIDNPLHPYTRALLAAVPEPKPERRNVIKELPIKGEVPNAAEIPPGCRFHPRCIYAQKGLCDVKHPQLVEYEHNHFAECHLVGKY; encoded by the coding sequence ATGGCGGAGCCGGTACTCAAAGTTGAAAACCTTAAGAAGCACTTCCCAATCAAGAGAGGATTCATCAGCACCCTCAAAGGTGAGCCTCAGAGGTACGTGAGGGCTGTCGACGGCATAAGCTTCGAGATCGAAAAGCAGGAGGTCTTTGCTCTCGTTGGTGAGAGCGGCTGTGGTAAGTCAACCACTGGTAAGCTCATAGTCAAGCTCCTCGAGCCAACAGAGGGTAAGATATACCTTGAAGGCAAGGATGTTACCAACATTAAGACCAAAGAGGAAATCCTGGATTACAGGAGGCGTGTTCAGATAATCTTCCAGGACCCGTTCAGCTCGATGAATCCGCGTTTCAGGATATTCGACATTCTCGAGGAGCCGCTCCTCATACACGGCATTGGCGAAACCAAGGCCGAACGTGAGGAACTCATCTACAAGGCTCTTGAGATGGTCAAGATAACCCCGCCGGAGGACTACGTAGGAAGGTTCCCACACATGCTCTCTGGCGGTCAGAGACAGCGTGTCGCCATCGCTAGGGCGCTCATATTGAACCCGACGTTCATAGTTGCCGACGAGCCTGTTTCGATGCTTGACGTGTCCATTAGGGCAGAGATCCTCGAACTAATGAAGGAGCTCAAGGAGAAGATGGGCGTTACCTACCTCTACATCACCCACGACCTCTCAACGGCCAGATACTTCGCCGACTACATTGCAGTCATGTACCTGGGAAGGATCGTGGAGATGGGTCCCGCTGAGAAAGTCATTGACAACCCGCTTCACCCGTACACTCGGGCACTCCTCGCTGCAGTCCCAGAGCCGAAGCCAGAGAGGAGGAACGTCATCAAGGAGCTTCCAATTAAGGGTGAAGTTCCAAACGCCGCCGAGATTCCACCGGGATGCAGATTCCACCCGAGGTGCATCTACGCTCAGAAGGGACTCTGTGATGTCAAGCATCCGCAGCTCGTCGAGTACGAACACAACCACTTCGCGGAGTGCCACCTCGTTGGCAAGTACTGA
- the priS gene encoding DNA primase catalytic subunit PriS, with protein MAELFREVTKEERVLYYKAEWNAKKLPRFLVEKLENREFGFDHTGEGPSDRKNVFMDVRDLEDYIKATAPYAIYSSVALYEDPKGMSGWLGAELVFDIDAKDLPLRRCGHIHEHGKVCPICLGDAKELARDTLVILKEDFGFEDVHVVYSGRGYHIRVLDDWAIQLDSKSREKILAYISAAEEVTFEDIQSRKIMLSSGYFRVFRLRFGYFIARANENHLLNIGLRKGQVKKILESRDEIYEGFVRKGLLTAFPQGIGYKTLARLFALSSTFSKAYFDGRVTVDVKRILRVPSSLHSKVGLVATYIGSDERKLEKFNPFRDAVPKFREEEVKEAYEEWLELHGDEL; from the coding sequence GTGGCTGAGCTATTTAGGGAGGTCACCAAAGAAGAGAGAGTCCTCTACTACAAAGCCGAATGGAACGCAAAGAAGCTACCAAGGTTCCTAGTTGAGAAGCTGGAAAACAGGGAGTTCGGCTTTGACCACACAGGGGAAGGGCCAAGCGATAGGAAAAACGTCTTCATGGACGTCAGAGATCTGGAGGACTACATCAAGGCCACGGCCCCCTATGCGATTTACTCGAGCGTTGCACTGTACGAGGATCCAAAAGGGATGAGCGGCTGGCTCGGTGCGGAGCTGGTGTTCGACATAGACGCCAAGGACTTGCCCCTGAGAAGGTGCGGACACATTCACGAGCACGGAAAGGTGTGTCCAATTTGTCTGGGTGACGCGAAGGAGCTCGCAAGAGACACCCTGGTGATTTTAAAGGAGGACTTCGGTTTTGAGGATGTTCACGTGGTCTATTCCGGGAGGGGTTATCACATAAGAGTTCTCGATGACTGGGCCATCCAGCTTGACTCGAAATCAAGAGAGAAGATTTTAGCCTATATTTCGGCGGCCGAAGAGGTAACTTTCGAAGACATCCAGAGCAGGAAGATAATGCTCTCCTCGGGCTACTTCAGGGTCTTTCGCCTTCGCTTCGGCTACTTCATCGCCCGCGCCAACGAGAATCACCTGCTTAACATCGGGCTGAGAAAAGGGCAGGTGAAGAAGATACTCGAGAGCCGCGATGAGATATACGAGGGCTTCGTCAGAAAGGGTCTTTTAACGGCCTTTCCACAGGGGATAGGATATAAAACACTGGCGAGGCTGTTCGCCCTCTCCAGCACTTTCTCAAAGGCCTACTTTGACGGGAGAGTCACGGTTGACGTCAAGAGAATCCTCCGCGTTCCATCCAGCCTGCACTCAAAAGTTGGACTGGTAGCGACATACATCGGCTCAGACGAGAGAAAGCTCGAGAAGTTCAATCCCTTCCGCGATGCGGTTCCAAAGTTCAGGGAGGAAGAAGTCAAAGAGGCCTACGAAGAGTGGCTCGAGCTTCACGGGGATGAGCTGTGA
- a CDS encoding NAD+ synthase, with product MRSLDYDAVIERIVSFIQGKVEEARANGVVVGVSGGIDSATTAYLAVKALGREKVLGLIMPYYENGDVEDAKLVCENLGIEYKLINIRPIVDEFEKAVGELDVKSKGNIMARTRMILLYAHANSRNYLVLGTSNRSELLTGYFTKWGDGASDYAPLINIYKTEVWELAKSLGVPERIIQKKPTAGLWEGQTDEDELGISYRLLDEILWRLIDLKMPKGEIAEELGIPLEKVEYVELLVKRSEHKRRLPLGPEF from the coding sequence ATGAGGAGTTTGGACTACGATGCTGTGATTGAGAGAATCGTTTCTTTTATTCAAGGGAAAGTAGAAGAAGCAAGGGCAAATGGTGTCGTTGTAGGAGTAAGCGGAGGCATAGATAGTGCTACCACAGCTTATCTAGCTGTTAAAGCTCTTGGCAGGGAGAAGGTCCTCGGCTTAATAATGCCCTACTATGAGAACGGCGACGTTGAGGATGCAAAACTCGTCTGCGAGAACCTTGGAATCGAGTATAAGCTCATAAACATAAGGCCCATCGTGGATGAGTTTGAAAAAGCCGTTGGAGAGCTCGATGTTAAAAGCAAGGGGAACATCATGGCCAGAACAAGGATGATTCTCCTCTATGCTCACGCCAACTCTAGAAACTACCTCGTCCTTGGAACCAGCAATAGGAGTGAGCTTTTGACGGGTTATTTCACCAAGTGGGGTGATGGTGCAAGTGACTACGCACCGCTCATAAACATCTACAAGACTGAAGTTTGGGAGCTGGCCAAGAGCTTGGGTGTTCCAGAAAGAATTATCCAAAAGAAGCCAACTGCAGGTCTCTGGGAAGGCCAGACTGACGAGGACGAACTGGGAATAAGCTACAGACTGCTCGATGAAATTCTCTGGCGTCTCATCGACCTCAAGATGCCTAAAGGGGAGATTGCCGAGGAGCTTGGAATTCCGTTGGAGAAAGTTGAATACGTTGAACTGCTTGTCAAAAGGAGCGAGCACAAAAGACGCCTTCCATTGGGCCCTGAATTCTGA
- the glnA gene encoding type I glutamate--ammonia ligase, producing MNEIVKAEGTDEVYTKSPRFIQLIFVDINGVPKGMEIPASRYEEAITDGITFDGSSIPGFQGIEDSDLIFKADPSTYAEIPWEGIARVYGYIYKDEKPYHADPRGVLRKVLERLEKEGFTAYIGPEPEFYLFKKNGSWELHIPDSGGYFDLITLDKARSLRREIALYMPVFGLVPEVLHHEVGKAQHEIDFRFDEALKTADNIVSFKYIVKAIAEMRGLYATFMPKPLYGMPGNGMHLHISLWKGGENAFKGEDELSETALYFLGGILKHAKALAAITNPTVNSYKRLVPGYEAPVYISWGYRNRSALVRVPAFWGDGARIEYRCPDPSANPYFAFAAILMAGLDGIKRKIEPDAYVEENVYKMSESRREELGIDTLPGSLGEALEELRKDKVVKEALGKAYENFISYKELEWERYVEYLESKELPLETKKVTEWELERYFHI from the coding sequence ATGAACGAAATTGTCAAGGCGGAGGGAACAGATGAAGTCTACACCAAATCCCCAAGATTCATTCAGCTGATATTCGTGGACATCAATGGGGTTCCAAAGGGGATGGAGATACCGGCGAGCAGGTACGAGGAGGCAATAACAGATGGAATAACCTTTGATGGTTCCTCAATCCCAGGCTTTCAGGGAATAGAGGACAGCGACCTCATCTTCAAGGCAGACCCAAGCACCTACGCCGAAATTCCATGGGAGGGCATAGCCAGAGTTTACGGCTACATCTACAAGGATGAAAAGCCCTATCACGCAGACCCGAGGGGAGTTCTCAGGAAAGTCCTGGAAAGGCTCGAAAAGGAGGGGTTCACGGCCTACATCGGCCCAGAACCAGAGTTCTACTTATTCAAAAAGAACGGTTCGTGGGAACTCCACATACCAGACAGCGGAGGCTACTTCGACTTGATAACCCTCGACAAGGCAAGGAGTCTGAGGAGAGAGATAGCCCTTTACATGCCAGTGTTCGGCCTCGTTCCAGAGGTGCTCCACCACGAGGTTGGGAAGGCTCAGCACGAGATAGACTTCAGATTTGACGAGGCACTAAAGACGGCAGACAACATCGTGAGCTTTAAGTACATCGTCAAAGCTATAGCCGAGATGCGCGGACTCTACGCGACTTTCATGCCCAAACCACTCTACGGCATGCCCGGCAACGGAATGCACCTTCACATAAGCCTCTGGAAGGGCGGAGAGAACGCTTTCAAAGGTGAGGATGAGCTCAGTGAAACGGCCCTGTACTTCCTCGGGGGAATACTCAAGCACGCAAAGGCTCTAGCTGCAATCACGAACCCCACAGTGAACAGCTACAAGCGTCTGGTTCCGGGTTATGAAGCTCCAGTCTACATAAGCTGGGGCTACAGGAACAGGAGCGCACTGGTAAGGGTTCCGGCCTTCTGGGGTGACGGTGCAAGGATTGAATACCGCTGCCCGGACCCGAGCGCAAACCCATACTTCGCGTTTGCAGCGATATTGATGGCGGGACTTGATGGCATTAAGCGGAAGATCGAGCCTGATGCATACGTTGAAGAGAACGTCTACAAGATGAGTGAAAGCAGAAGAGAGGAACTTGGCATCGATACACTACCCGGAAGCCTGGGTGAAGCCCTCGAAGAGCTCAGGAAGGACAAAGTTGTCAAAGAGGCCCTCGGAAAGGCCTACGAAAACTTCATATCTTACAAAGAGCTCGAGTGGGAACGCTACGTTGAATACCTCGAATCAAAGGAGCTGCCACTGGAGACGAAAAAGGTAACGGAGTGGGAACTGGAGAGGTACTTCCACATCTAA
- a CDS encoding EamA family transporter, which yields MKKGYLFVFLAASMWGTLGIFAKYLDGFGLSPFTMVFYRVLFALILLAVYLSFRGSFSIERSRLKFYASYGFFSIFLFYTLYFYTVTISSVSFAVLLLYTAPIYSIILGSLIFREPLKREKVIALTMVMTGVLLVNWGDVRFSTKALIFGLLTGFTYALYGVLAKLAVRKEEPEKALFYTLLFGMIYLLPFADFGVPAGAVPYLFALAFFPTFLGYILYNRALKEIEVSRASIVATIEPVVAIILAFLLFEETLTIKQLAGAALIIGGSMLIHMKEEEKPEEVVLEEVH from the coding sequence ATGAAGAAAGGCTATCTTTTCGTTTTTCTTGCTGCCTCAATGTGGGGGACACTGGGCATCTTCGCCAAGTATCTTGATGGCTTTGGGCTCAGTCCGTTTACAATGGTTTTTTACCGCGTTCTCTTTGCACTTATTCTCCTGGCAGTCTATCTATCCTTTCGAGGTAGCTTCTCCATAGAGCGTTCTCGCCTAAAGTTCTACGCCTCTTACGGTTTTTTCAGCATCTTCCTGTTCTATACCCTCTACTTTTATACGGTCACGATTTCCTCGGTTTCTTTTGCAGTTCTGCTCCTCTATACTGCGCCAATCTATTCAATAATCTTGGGCAGTCTGATTTTTAGAGAGCCTCTCAAGAGAGAGAAGGTTATCGCGCTGACAATGGTAATGACTGGGGTTCTCCTCGTTAACTGGGGCGATGTCCGGTTCTCTACGAAGGCCCTTATTTTCGGCCTTCTCACAGGCTTCACCTACGCACTCTACGGCGTTCTCGCCAAGTTAGCCGTCAGAAAGGAAGAGCCTGAAAAGGCACTCTTCTACACTCTGCTTTTTGGTATGATTTACCTTTTACCGTTCGCGGACTTCGGCGTTCCAGCGGGAGCAGTTCCCTACCTCTTCGCGCTCGCGTTCTTCCCGACTTTCCTTGGATACATACTATACAACCGTGCTCTAAAGGAGATAGAGGTCAGCAGGGCCTCAATAGTAGCTACGATAGAGCCAGTCGTTGCCATAATTTTGGCCTTTCTGCTATTTGAGGAAACCCTTACCATAAAACAACTCGCAGGGGCAGCCCTTATCATAGGCGGCTCGATGCTCATTCACATGAAGGAGGAAGAAAAACCTGAAGAAGTTGTCCTCGAGGAAGTGCATTAG
- a CDS encoding ABC transporter ATP-binding protein, giving the protein MAKNVLEVKDLKMYYFTSKGVVKAVDNITFNLKKGEVLGLAGESGCGKSSLGFTLMGMPTSPGKIVSGSIKIDGREIVGLPEDVLRKEIRWQKISMIFQGAMNALNPVYTIGYQMTEPLILHKGMDKDDALDRAQKYLELVGLPPDIVYRYPHELSGGMKQRVIIATALLLEPDVVIADEPTTALDVVVQAQIINLMKKLKKELGLSMIFITHDLSILAEISDRVAIMYAGKIIEIGDSEKIYYEPAHPYTQKLLAAIPRLHEDVERLEFIPGQPPNLITPPKGCRFHPRCPYAMQVCKEQEPELKEIDKDHYAACWLL; this is encoded by the coding sequence ATGGCTAAGAACGTGCTCGAAGTTAAAGATCTCAAGATGTATTACTTCACCAGCAAAGGTGTCGTCAAGGCCGTGGACAACATCACCTTCAACCTCAAGAAGGGTGAAGTGCTGGGACTTGCCGGTGAAAGTGGATGCGGCAAGTCCTCCCTTGGTTTTACTTTAATGGGAATGCCCACTTCTCCAGGAAAGATAGTCAGCGGTAGCATCAAGATAGACGGGAGGGAGATAGTTGGTCTTCCGGAGGACGTGCTCAGGAAGGAGATACGCTGGCAGAAGATATCCATGATATTCCAGGGTGCAATGAACGCCCTCAACCCAGTTTACACCATTGGTTATCAGATGACTGAGCCCCTTATACTCCATAAGGGTATGGACAAGGACGATGCCCTCGACAGGGCCCAGAAGTATCTTGAGCTCGTTGGCCTCCCACCTGACATCGTCTATCGCTATCCGCACGAGCTTTCAGGCGGTATGAAGCAGCGTGTCATCATCGCCACCGCCCTGCTCCTCGAGCCTGATGTGGTTATAGCCGACGAGCCGACAACGGCACTTGACGTCGTTGTGCAGGCACAGATCATAAACCTCATGAAGAAGCTCAAGAAGGAGCTCGGACTGTCGATGATATTCATCACACATGACCTTAGCATTCTCGCTGAGATCAGCGACCGCGTTGCGATAATGTACGCCGGTAAGATCATCGAGATAGGTGACAGCGAGAAGATTTACTACGAGCCGGCTCACCCATACACCCAGAAGCTCCTCGCTGCTATACCGAGGCTTCACGAAGACGTTGAGAGACTTGAGTTCATTCCGGGACAGCCACCCAATCTCATCACACCACCAAAAGGATGCCGCTTCCACCCGAGGTGTCCGTACGCGATGCAGGTTTGTAAGGAGCAGGAGCCTGAGCTGAAGGAGATTGATAAGGATCACTACGCCGCATGCTGGTTGCTGTGA
- a CDS encoding DMT family transporter has translation MNGRLKIIVSMLIWGSVGIFARFSNLSGLGVAFFRVSLGALLLFLTFGTGKMAWLREVKRSLKEKTKPLIALGVALALNWVFLFTAFNYTTIAKAVLVYYLAPVIATIISWRFLGERLTPKRWALIGLAFLGLLLIMSGEKLNFNDRDFLGVIFALTAAFFYALIPNLGRFLRDVEGSVLTFLQLAIASLVLAPFMVVSGIGDPVWWAIIILVVIHTALALFLYMDGLKDVEVNEVAILSYLDPMSAVVYAFLIFGEVPELRTVIGGALILLASMLDVWARGS, from the coding sequence GTGAACGGAAGACTGAAAATAATTGTCTCAATGCTCATATGGGGAAGCGTGGGCATCTTCGCGCGTTTTTCCAACCTCTCAGGACTAGGGGTAGCCTTCTTCAGGGTCTCATTAGGCGCGCTGCTACTCTTTCTAACCTTCGGAACCGGGAAGATGGCATGGCTCAGAGAAGTCAAGAGATCCCTGAAAGAGAAGACGAAGCCCCTCATCGCACTCGGAGTTGCCTTGGCCCTCAACTGGGTATTTCTCTTCACAGCCTTCAACTACACCACGATAGCGAAGGCCGTGCTCGTTTACTACCTCGCTCCGGTCATCGCCACCATAATATCATGGCGCTTCCTAGGAGAGAGGTTAACCCCAAAAAGGTGGGCCCTCATAGGTTTGGCCTTCCTCGGCTTGCTCCTCATAATGAGCGGGGAAAAGCTAAACTTCAACGACAGAGACTTTCTGGGAGTAATCTTCGCACTAACGGCAGCGTTTTTCTATGCCCTCATCCCGAATCTCGGAAGGTTCCTGAGGGATGTTGAGGGCTCGGTTCTAACTTTCCTCCAGCTGGCGATAGCATCACTGGTTCTTGCGCCGTTTATGGTAGTTTCAGGCATTGGAGACCCGGTCTGGTGGGCTATCATAATTCTTGTCGTCATTCATACTGCCCTCGCGCTCTTCTTATACATGGATGGCCTGAAAGATGTTGAGGTCAACGAAGTGGCCATATTGAGCTATCTAGACCCTATGAGCGCCGTGGTTTACGCGTTCCTAATTTTCGGTGAAGTTCCAGAGCTCAGAACAGTCATAGGCGGTGCGCTGATTCTTCTGGCATCGATGCTAGACGTTTGGGCGAGGGGGTCGTAG
- a CDS encoding COG1361 family protein — translation MRKAMVTLIALLLVISTLPGSSAQFVSFTTNDTISVLRGDYSTGTIQLTNVGGFSFKVVSYQSFWVEDSEGNIVQGFNLTVSPRIFSDWSPQKTYSLSYNISCNGSVEGGTYTLYLKFWAFTAGGSMYIVHAKVPLNVISEPLRFEVAEAYVKERPGSPYILNGENLVVFSHVINIGHSAVTINASVSFTGNGIVYFFENRTLEMAPGDNLVKFEIPVGYEVPEGIYRLEYSIQYDGDSYRYSREFQVKFGVRLVGLSLQADEVKLGEENRAYLTVLSERAIGVNLTVETYRDETPILKVTTPVTIQGGTDVLDVPLLTNVSGSITAFIKLTFNGRLIGEGNVSYTVLAPAVIRNVTYERLSDEEVLFKVTVLNPGEDGVDVILTYRITSGGKVLYKDSLQETLKAGVNEIALKFKLPLGEVVEYEFTLVSMDETSTSKGELYLQPPAPPTTTTATTTSPSNTTTTSGGNGSSIWWIVLVIMVFLLFIAGAFYYMRAGEKSKKRVRPKPKRRSPLGRFRRPKEPRFPENRELPKK, via the coding sequence ATGAGGAAGGCAATGGTCACGTTGATTGCCTTACTGCTGGTTATCTCAACCCTACCCGGCTCCTCCGCTCAGTTCGTGAGCTTCACGACTAACGATACAATATCCGTTCTCAGGGGAGACTACAGCACCGGGACAATTCAGCTTACCAACGTAGGTGGATTCAGCTTCAAGGTGGTCAGCTACCAGAGCTTCTGGGTTGAAGATTCGGAAGGAAACATTGTCCAGGGATTCAATCTTACAGTGAGCCCGAGGATATTCAGCGACTGGTCGCCCCAGAAGACATATTCCCTCTCTTACAACATTTCCTGCAACGGCAGCGTTGAGGGGGGAACTTACACCCTCTACCTCAAGTTCTGGGCATTCACTGCCGGTGGCTCCATGTACATAGTCCACGCCAAGGTTCCCCTCAACGTTATATCTGAACCGCTCCGTTTTGAAGTAGCTGAGGCCTACGTCAAGGAAAGACCCGGCTCCCCATACATCCTGAACGGTGAAAACCTTGTTGTTTTTTCCCACGTTATCAACATTGGTCACTCTGCAGTTACGATTAATGCCTCCGTTTCGTTCACCGGAAACGGGATAGTCTACTTCTTCGAAAATAGAACGCTGGAGATGGCCCCGGGCGATAACCTCGTCAAGTTTGAAATCCCTGTGGGCTATGAAGTCCCAGAGGGCATCTACCGGCTTGAGTACTCCATTCAATACGATGGTGATAGTTACAGGTATTCCCGGGAGTTCCAGGTTAAGTTTGGAGTTAGGCTCGTTGGCCTTTCCCTCCAGGCGGATGAAGTAAAGCTCGGGGAGGAGAACAGAGCTTACCTCACCGTTCTTTCGGAAAGGGCGATAGGCGTGAATCTAACAGTGGAGACGTATCGGGATGAGACCCCCATATTGAAGGTGACAACTCCGGTAACCATTCAGGGAGGCACGGATGTTCTGGACGTACCTCTCCTCACGAACGTTTCGGGCTCCATAACTGCCTTCATAAAGCTGACCTTCAACGGCAGATTAATCGGCGAGGGCAACGTTTCTTATACAGTCCTAGCTCCGGCAGTGATCAGAAACGTAACCTATGAGCGCCTCTCGGATGAGGAAGTACTGTTCAAGGTCACGGTTCTCAATCCCGGTGAGGATGGTGTTGACGTTATCCTCACGTACAGGATAACAAGTGGGGGTAAGGTTCTCTACAAGGATTCTCTGCAGGAAACACTTAAGGCTGGTGTTAATGAAATAGCCCTCAAGTTCAAGCTCCCCCTTGGGGAGGTTGTTGAATACGAGTTTACGCTCGTTTCAATGGATGAAACCAGCACCTCAAAGGGTGAGCTCTACCTCCAGCCGCCGGCTCCCCCAACCACGACCACAGCAACGACAACTAGTCCGTCGAACACCACGACGACCTCTGGGGGCAACGGTTCCTCAATCTGGTGGATAGTTCTCGTTATAATGGTCTTCCTGCTCTTCATAGCAGGTGCTTTCTACTACATGAGAGCTGGAGAAAAATCCAAGAAGCGTGTCAGGCCTAAACCCAAGAGGCGCTCGCCCCTTGGAAGGTTCAGAAGGCCAAAGGAGCCGAGATTCCCGGAAAACAGGGAGCTTCCGAAGAAGTGA
- a CDS encoding DUF61 family protein: MPTAEDILNREIARVNLHLPSARPTLGQLINEDEPKVRLRDGSYHYFKRSELEYLRSLIDDGEEDTLRVPIVLEISTTYRGYFRVRGRVEVKVIDKILGTYDILEDKSEGLYPRYILPKIRKALPTTTTYAFIAE, from the coding sequence ATGCCCACAGCCGAAGATATTCTCAATAGGGAAATCGCCCGAGTGAACCTCCATCTGCCCTCTGCAAGACCTACACTCGGCCAGCTCATTAACGAGGATGAGCCAAAGGTTCGGCTTCGCGATGGCAGCTATCACTACTTCAAACGCTCTGAGCTCGAGTATCTTCGTTCCCTTATAGATGACGGTGAGGAGGATACCTTGAGAGTCCCAATAGTCTTGGAGATAAGCACGACTTACCGGGGATACTTCCGGGTTAGAGGAAGGGTAGAGGTCAAGGTTATAGACAAAATTCTCGGCACATACGATATACTAGAGGACAAAAGCGAAGGACTTTACCCAAGATACATTCTCCCGAAAATTAGAAAAGCTCTTCCTACGACAACGACATACGCATTCATAGCGGAGTGA